The Prevotella melaninogenica ATCC 25845 genome includes a window with the following:
- a CDS encoding TonB-dependent receptor plug domain-containing protein has product MNKIIYLAGLTLLSVLPATAQEAAVDTTATMKDQTLDNVTVTTRRASVHSLAGAINGKDILRDELFKAACCNLGESFVNNASVDVNYSDATTGAKQIKLLGLSGTYVQMLTENLPNFRGAALPYGLGYVPGSWMKSMQVSKGNTSVKNGYEAMTGQINVEYVKPEDPTGMSVNLYGNTVGRFEANADGNIHINGNKNLSTEILAHYENNWLHHDGNGDGFQDAPKVRQYNLQNRWFWKKGDYILHAGLSLLKEDRVSGQTPHAAATNPYRIDIGTDRYEAYMKHAFVLNKEHATNIALMGNVSMHKQQAQYGIKQYDVNEKNAYASLMFETNFTDEHNLSAGLSLNHDYLHQTLTLPATAVPSDYGNIYPLTRGIESETTPGAYVQYTYNLHSRFIAMAGLRVDHSNVYGTFFTPRFHLKWVPADFLTLRLSAGKGYRSPHALAENNYLMASGRRLIIDKLDQEAAWNYGASLNFNIPIGNKMLKINTDYYYTHFLSQMLIDYDSNPQELHITNLNGKSFSHTFQIDASYPLFKGFELTAAYRYNLVKATYGGKLMWKPLQSRYKGLLTLSYKTPLGVWQFDATAALNGGGRMPESYTLASGERSWAGSYKAYGQLSGQVTRYFRHFSLYIGGENLTNYKQKNPIIGYQNPWANSFEPTMVYGPVEGAMAYVGIRLNLGKRQ; this is encoded by the coding sequence ATGAATAAAATTATATATTTAGCAGGACTGACCTTGCTGTCTGTCCTACCTGCTACCGCACAGGAAGCTGCTGTCGACACGACCGCAACCATGAAAGATCAGACATTGGATAACGTGACCGTTACAACGCGAAGAGCCTCTGTGCACTCATTAGCTGGAGCCATCAACGGTAAAGACATCCTACGTGACGAACTCTTCAAGGCAGCTTGCTGTAACCTTGGTGAGAGCTTTGTCAACAATGCTTCAGTAGATGTAAACTACTCGGATGCGACAACAGGAGCCAAACAAATCAAACTCCTTGGTCTTAGTGGTACGTATGTTCAGATGCTGACCGAGAACCTTCCAAACTTTCGTGGTGCTGCCCTCCCTTACGGTTTGGGCTATGTTCCAGGCAGTTGGATGAAGAGTATGCAGGTGAGTAAGGGTAATACATCTGTCAAGAATGGCTACGAAGCGATGACAGGTCAGATTAATGTAGAATACGTTAAACCTGAAGATCCAACAGGTATGAGCGTCAACCTCTATGGCAATACGGTGGGAAGATTCGAGGCAAATGCGGATGGTAACATTCATATCAATGGTAACAAGAACCTCAGTACGGAAATCCTTGCCCACTATGAGAACAACTGGCTACATCATGATGGCAACGGAGACGGATTCCAAGATGCCCCAAAGGTGAGACAATATAACCTGCAGAACCGTTGGTTTTGGAAGAAGGGCGATTATATCTTACATGCTGGTTTGTCGCTGTTGAAGGAAGATCGCGTGAGTGGTCAGACTCCTCATGCTGCTGCAACGAATCCTTATCGCATTGATATCGGCACCGACCGCTACGAGGCTTATATGAAACATGCCTTTGTTCTCAATAAGGAACACGCCACAAACATCGCTTTGATGGGTAATGTTTCTATGCACAAGCAGCAGGCGCAATATGGTATTAAGCAGTATGATGTCAACGAAAAGAATGCTTATGCATCACTTATGTTTGAGACAAACTTCACCGATGAGCACAATCTCTCTGCTGGTTTGAGTCTCAACCATGATTACTTGCATCAGACGCTGACACTCCCAGCAACGGCTGTACCTTCTGATTACGGTAATATCTACCCGCTCACACGTGGTATTGAGAGCGAAACAACACCGGGCGCATACGTTCAGTACACCTATAACTTGCATAGTCGCTTCATCGCTATGGCAGGATTGCGCGTCGACCATAGCAATGTTTACGGTACGTTCTTCACTCCTCGCTTCCACTTGAAATGGGTGCCAGCTGACTTCCTGACCCTTCGCCTCTCTGCAGGTAAGGGCTATCGCAGTCCGCACGCTTTGGCAGAGAACAATTACCTCATGGCTTCGGGTCGCCGACTCATCATCGATAAGCTTGATCAAGAGGCTGCATGGAACTATGGTGCGAGTCTTAATTTCAACATTCCAATAGGAAATAAGATGCTGAAAATCAATACTGATTACTATTACACGCACTTCCTTTCACAGATGTTGATTGACTATGACAGTAATCCACAGGAGCTACATATCACCAATCTCAATGGAAAGAGCTTCTCGCACACCTTCCAAATCGATGCTTCCTACCCTCTTTTCAAGGGCTTTGAACTGACGGCAGCCTACCGATACAACCTCGTGAAGGCGACGTATGGAGGAAAACTGATGTGGAAACCACTACAGAGTCGTTACAAAGGACTCTTAACGCTCAGCTATAAAACACCTTTAGGAGTTTGGCAGTTTGATGCTACTGCAGCCTTGAACGGAGGTGGTAGAATGCCAGAATCTTACACCTTAGCATCGGGCGAACGCTCATGGGCGGGCAGCTATAAAGCCTATGGACAGCTTAGCGGGCAGGTGACACGCTACTTCCGCCACTTCTCGCTTTACATAGGTGGGGAAAACCTTACCAATTATAAGCAGAAGAACCCAATCATTGGTTATCAAAATCCATGGGCTAACAGCTTCGAACCAACAATGGTCTATGGTCCTGTAGAGGGTGCAATGGCATATGTTGGTATCCGTCTGAACCTCGGTAAACGACAGTAA
- a CDS encoding heavy-metal-associated domain-containing protein, which yields MKKAIFTMLMLMVAMIATAKDIKTVIFTTTPQMHCANCEAKVKNNLRFAKGVKEIKTSVEEQKVYVTYDAQKTNEEKLQKAFEKFGYKAEKTTKEAKIPVHENEECENM from the coding sequence ATGAAAAAAGCTATTTTCACAATGCTGATGCTCATGGTAGCCATGATTGCAACAGCCAAAGACATTAAGACAGTTATCTTCACAACTACTCCACAGATGCACTGTGCTAACTGTGAGGCGAAAGTAAAGAACAATCTCCGCTTTGCAAAGGGTGTGAAGGAGATTAAGACAAGTGTAGAAGAACAGAAAGTTTATGTAACCTACGATGCCCAGAAGACCAATGAGGAGAAGCTTCAGAAGGCTTTTGAGAAGTTCGGTTATAAGGCAGAAAAGACGACAAAGGAGGCTAAAATCCCTGTTCATGAGAACGAGGAGTGCGAGAATATGTAA
- a CDS encoding NADP-dependent oxidoreductase: protein MKAIQIDGYKKGDVKVALRDIEMPKVGDNDLLVKVKAAAVNPLELLIAHGDVKMVVPYHFPLTIGNEMSGVVEQVGASVKDFQVGDRVFGRLPINRIGAFAEYVAVDAAAVAKTPDYLSDIEAAAVPLTALTAEQALDILKLKSGNSLFISGGSGSFGAMAIPLAAARGLKVITSGGAKAKERTMELGVSQYFDYKTEDYTKELKDIDGAIDSLGDKELPRLFSVLREGATLVSLKGMPNGSFAKSFGLPLWKQWLFKLVGMKNEKLASKRNQHYHFIFVTADGAQLRNATAILEARQIRPEIGNVYTLEQAEEALSDVANHRSQGKVIICNS from the coding sequence ATGAAAGCAATACAGATAGACGGATATAAGAAAGGTGATGTTAAGGTTGCCTTACGTGATATAGAAATGCCAAAGGTGGGCGATAACGACTTGTTAGTAAAGGTAAAGGCTGCTGCTGTCAACCCATTAGAGTTGCTCATTGCACATGGAGATGTGAAGATGGTTGTACCTTACCACTTCCCATTGACCATTGGAAATGAGATGTCTGGTGTGGTAGAGCAGGTTGGAGCGTCGGTAAAGGACTTTCAGGTTGGCGATCGTGTGTTCGGTAGACTTCCTATCAATCGTATCGGTGCCTTTGCTGAGTATGTTGCAGTAGATGCTGCGGCAGTTGCCAAAACACCAGATTACCTTTCAGATATAGAGGCTGCTGCTGTACCATTGACCGCACTGACAGCTGAGCAGGCGCTTGACATTCTCAAGTTAAAGTCAGGGAATAGTTTGTTTATTTCTGGTGGCTCTGGTAGCTTCGGTGCTATGGCTATCCCTTTGGCAGCAGCACGTGGATTGAAGGTTATTACCAGTGGTGGTGCAAAAGCCAAAGAGCGCACGATGGAACTTGGTGTGAGCCAATATTTTGATTACAAAACAGAAGATTACACCAAAGAGTTGAAGGATATTGATGGTGCAATCGATTCGCTTGGTGATAAAGAGCTACCGAGACTTTTCTCAGTTCTTCGAGAAGGTGCAACGCTTGTCTCTTTGAAAGGTATGCCTAATGGCAGTTTCGCTAAGTCGTTCGGTTTGCCGCTCTGGAAGCAATGGCTGTTTAAGTTGGTTGGTATGAAGAATGAGAAGTTGGCAAGCAAACGAAATCAGCATTATCATTTCATCTTCGTGACCGCTGATGGCGCACAGTTACGCAACGCAACAGCTATTCTTGAAGCTCGTCAGATACGCCCAGAGATAGGTAATGTCTATACGTTAGAACAAGCAGAAGAGGCTCTGAGCGATGTTGCTAATCATCGCTCACAAGGGAAGGTTATTATCTGTAATTCATAA
- a CDS encoding alpha/beta fold hydrolase codes for MVNTSYSNTTTQILKVKTEQVAYRQLGDVKNPPLLCLNHLAATLDNFDPAIMDGLAEHFNVIGIDYVGVGKSTGKSRLTIEEMADDVIDFAEAYGLKDIRLLGFSLGGFVAQQVLLRAPALTTKAILAGTGGAGGVGIKNVAKITYWDMFRAFLTGRDPKYYLFFPMIEQGKKAANNFLKRIARTEDKDDKIKLSSFQRQLRAIDVWGSREKDDLSKIKIPVWVVNGDNDRMVPTPNSYDLAERLPNAHLTIYPDAGHGGVFQYHEVFVPEAIEFFK; via the coding sequence ATGGTAAATACAAGTTATTCAAACACTACGACTCAAATATTAAAAGTAAAGACAGAGCAAGTAGCCTACAGACAGTTAGGTGATGTGAAAAATCCTCCACTTCTTTGTCTCAATCACCTTGCAGCAACATTAGATAATTTCGACCCAGCAATAATGGATGGGTTGGCAGAACATTTCAATGTCATTGGAATTGATTATGTCGGCGTTGGTAAGTCTACTGGCAAGTCACGTCTTACGATTGAGGAAATGGCAGACGACGTGATTGATTTTGCTGAGGCTTATGGTCTTAAAGACATTCGTCTTCTTGGATTTTCATTGGGTGGGTTTGTTGCACAGCAGGTTTTGCTTCGTGCGCCAGCCTTAACCACGAAGGCTATTCTTGCAGGAACAGGCGGCGCTGGTGGTGTAGGCATAAAGAATGTAGCGAAGATTACGTATTGGGATATGTTCAGGGCTTTCCTCACTGGTCGTGACCCTAAGTATTATCTCTTCTTCCCTATGATTGAGCAAGGCAAGAAAGCAGCGAATAACTTTCTGAAGCGCATTGCACGTACAGAGGACAAAGATGACAAGATAAAGCTTTCTTCTTTCCAAAGACAGCTAAGAGCCATTGACGTATGGGGCAGCCGAGAGAAAGACGATTTGTCGAAAATCAAGATTCCTGTATGGGTTGTCAATGGTGATAATGACAGAATGGTCCCTACGCCTAATTCGTATGACTTAGCAGAAAGACTGCCCAATGCTCATCTGACGATTTATCCAGATGCAGGTCATGGAGGTGTTTTCCAATACCATGAGGTGTTTGTTCCAGAAGCAATAGAGTTTTTTAAATAG
- a CDS encoding winged helix-turn-helix transcriptional regulator: MKTISKEIDSRYSACPIRQVITRIGDKWSMLALYILGKAGKEKMRYSEIHSYMLDCSQKMLSQTLKNLEKNKLVNRKVYPEVPPRVEYGLTELGRSFLGPLDALFDWGTKNMDKMVKD, encoded by the coding sequence ATGAAGACGATTAGTAAAGAGATTGATTCACGATATTCGGCTTGTCCAATTCGTCAAGTGATTACTCGCATTGGTGATAAATGGTCAATGTTAGCCCTCTATATACTCGGTAAAGCGGGTAAGGAAAAGATGCGTTATTCAGAGATTCATTCGTATATGCTCGACTGTTCACAGAAGATGCTCTCTCAAACATTGAAGAATCTGGAGAAGAACAAACTGGTAAACCGCAAGGTGTATCCAGAAGTTCCACCGAGAGTAGAGTATGGTCTAACCGAATTAGGACGTTCGTTTCTTGGTCCGCTTGATGCTTTATTTGACTGGGGAACTAAGAATATGGATAAAATGGTAAAAGATTAA
- a CDS encoding CPBP family intramembrane glutamic endopeptidase — protein sequence MNNKNVLSATLYVILFVSLFILIQSLSFKGGKELVSLLGGTEAADGDYLTKNGETLAITAVISSLATLILFIATKWAPVSGNYLKTRPWAVLMWSALIALGSILPLQFLAEKINLTMPAGTEEMFESIMKVSWGYVALGLMVPIAEEIVFRGAIQRVLQNVLGERKRWIAIVVSALIFGIIHFNLAQGLHAFLIGLLLGWLYSKTGSILPGFVFHWVNNTVAYLMFNLMPQMNDGKLIDFFHGNDRMMYGGLFFSLCIFVPALFQLWVRIEKGNN from the coding sequence ATGAACAATAAAAACGTTTTGAGCGCAACGCTCTATGTCATCTTATTTGTTTCACTTTTCATCTTGATACAAAGTCTTTCTTTCAAAGGAGGTAAGGAGCTTGTAAGCCTACTTGGAGGGACAGAGGCTGCTGATGGGGATTATCTGACTAAAAATGGTGAGACTCTTGCCATAACGGCAGTCATCAGTAGTCTTGCAACTTTAATTCTTTTCATCGCTACAAAGTGGGCACCTGTATCAGGTAACTATTTGAAGACGCGTCCTTGGGCTGTCCTCATGTGGTCGGCTCTCATAGCTTTAGGTTCGATACTCCCGCTGCAATTCCTTGCCGAGAAGATTAATCTAACGATGCCAGCGGGCACAGAAGAGATGTTTGAAAGTATCATGAAGGTGTCTTGGGGCTATGTTGCCTTGGGCTTAATGGTGCCAATAGCCGAAGAGATAGTCTTCCGAGGTGCAATTCAGCGCGTACTGCAAAACGTGTTAGGCGAACGCAAACGATGGATAGCCATTGTCGTTTCAGCCCTCATCTTCGGTATTATTCATTTCAATTTAGCACAGGGCTTACACGCTTTCTTGATTGGTTTGCTATTGGGTTGGCTCTATTCAAAAACGGGGAGTATTCTGCCAGGTTTCGTATTTCATTGGGTGAACAATACGGTGGCTTATCTAATGTTCAACCTCATGCCACAGATGAACGATGGAAAACTCATCGACTTCTTCCATGGCAACGACCGCATGATGTACGGAGGTCTGTTCTTCTCACTCTGTATCTTTGTTCCAGCACTGTTCCAGTTGTGGGTAAGAATAGAGAAAGGAAATAATTAA
- a CDS encoding bifunctional riboflavin kinase/FAD synthetase encodes MNTIYIKRDEAHELVEQVATIGFFDGVHRGHQFLISRVIDEAERSGMASAVITFDRHPRQVLQADYQPELLSTLDEKLLLLSKTHIDNSFVLHFDASLAALSAHDFMQEVLCKQLNVKKLIIGYDNRFGHNRSETFEDYVQYGKEMGIEVIRADAFLPNDEKVSSSVIRNDLRAGNIEAANRLLGYPYTIESRIVSGYQNGRKMGFPTANLDVNGCQQLLPASGVYAVMVRLKDSVEWKRGMMNIGHRPTFNGTTTSIEVNLFNFTGNLYGQELLVSFISKIRDEHKFDSLEALAQQLKQDKEQINRLFDETYHIQENIINTP; translated from the coding sequence TTGAATACAATATATATTAAGCGAGATGAGGCGCATGAATTAGTAGAACAGGTTGCAACCATAGGGTTCTTTGATGGGGTGCATCGTGGACATCAGTTCCTGATTAGTCGTGTCATTGACGAGGCTGAACGGTCTGGAATGGCATCGGCAGTCATCACCTTCGACCGACATCCGCGTCAGGTGCTGCAGGCTGACTACCAACCAGAACTGCTGTCAACACTCGATGAGAAGCTATTACTGCTCTCAAAGACACATATTGACAATAGTTTCGTACTGCATTTCGATGCTTCGTTGGCTGCGCTCTCAGCTCATGACTTCATGCAAGAGGTGTTGTGCAAACAGCTGAATGTAAAGAAACTCATCATTGGCTACGACAACCGATTCGGACATAACCGCTCTGAAACTTTTGAAGACTATGTTCAGTATGGTAAGGAGATGGGTATTGAGGTCATTCGTGCAGATGCCTTCCTGCCAAATGATGAGAAAGTGAGTTCTTCTGTCATCAGAAACGACCTCCGCGCGGGTAATATTGAGGCAGCCAACCGCCTTTTAGGCTATCCTTATACGATAGAGAGTCGCATCGTGAGTGGCTATCAGAATGGGCGCAAGATGGGTTTCCCTACAGCCAATCTCGATGTGAATGGTTGCCAACAGCTGCTCCCTGCAAGTGGTGTCTATGCGGTCATGGTGCGCTTGAAGGATTCTGTCGAATGGAAGCGAGGGATGATGAACATTGGGCATCGGCCTACTTTCAATGGCACAACCACCTCGATAGAGGTCAATCTCTTTAATTTCACAGGAAATCTCTATGGACAGGAACTCCTTGTAAGTTTCATTAGTAAGATAAGAGACGAGCATAAGTTTGACTCTTTAGAAGCCTTGGCACAACAGCTGAAGCAAGACAAAGAGCAAATCAATCGATTGTTTGATGAGACTTATCACATACAAGAGAATATTATTAATACACCCTAA
- a CDS encoding phage integrase SAM-like domain-containing protein produces the protein MLTIKAEIQRDKLRQDGSYNVRIRFTKDRKVKRISTSLFATKADLTDRFTIKEDSLIKQEADILILHYRKMFNEMHLETEALDVNEIVARLTSREESDKPVDFIQFAKGWIANSTLKGAVNYTSALNSLIRFNKSDKLYTHQITSEFLQEFMAFLLNESKERAEQLKKKGKRVPSTRSTSLYLMSIRRLFKEAVKQYNKPDQGLIRIRNTPFVYFQIPKQEATRKRAITAELIRKIEQLPYQTVYKGIHHTNRFNLAKDCFILSFCMIGINSVDLFNATEYDGNTITYYRTKTRDRRMDKAKMIVTVPKMLHPLFEKYKDTTGKRIFNFYQNYVNEKAFNKAINKGLKEIGSILKIEDLEYYAARHSWATIALNKVGVSKYVVHEALNHIDESMRVTDIYIERDFSNENKANAKVVKYVFGK, from the coding sequence ATGCTGACAATTAAAGCAGAAATTCAGAGAGACAAGTTAAGGCAAGATGGTAGTTACAATGTCCGCATCAGATTTACGAAAGATCGTAAGGTAAAACGTATTTCCACAAGTCTGTTTGCAACAAAAGCCGATTTAACTGACAGGTTTACTATCAAGGAAGATTCTCTTATCAAACAGGAAGCGGACATACTTATCCTGCATTACCGTAAGATGTTTAACGAAATGCACTTGGAGACAGAGGCGCTTGATGTAAACGAGATTGTAGCCCGACTGACCAGCAGGGAGGAAAGCGATAAGCCTGTAGATTTTATCCAGTTCGCTAAGGGATGGATTGCCAATTCCACGTTAAAGGGAGCAGTCAACTACACCTCCGCACTTAACAGCCTCATCCGTTTCAACAAAAGTGATAAGCTGTACACACATCAAATTACAAGTGAATTCCTGCAAGAGTTTATGGCATTCTTACTCAATGAAAGCAAAGAACGAGCGGAACAATTGAAGAAGAAAGGCAAGCGTGTTCCCTCCACTCGCAGTACCTCCCTTTACTTAATGAGCATTCGTAGATTGTTTAAGGAGGCTGTAAAGCAATACAACAAGCCAGACCAAGGGCTAATCCGTATCAGGAACACCCCATTTGTTTATTTCCAAATCCCCAAACAGGAAGCAACACGAAAAAGAGCTATCACAGCAGAATTAATCCGTAAGATAGAGCAGTTACCGTATCAGACAGTTTATAAAGGCATACATCACACCAACCGCTTCAATCTCGCAAAGGATTGTTTTATCCTCTCATTTTGCATGATAGGAATAAATTCTGTGGATTTATTTAACGCAACCGAATATGATGGCAATACGATTACTTACTATCGTACTAAGACGAGAGACAGGAGAATGGATAAAGCTAAGATGATAGTAACAGTTCCTAAGATGTTGCATCCTTTGTTTGAGAAGTACAAGGATACAACAGGCAAACGGATATTCAATTTCTACCAGAATTATGTCAATGAGAAAGCCTTTAACAAAGCCATCAACAAGGGATTGAAAGAGATTGGTAGTATTCTTAAAATTGAGGATTTAGAATATTATGCTGCACGCCATTCTTGGGCTACCATTGCCCTTAACAAGGTCGGAGTAAGCAAATACGTGGTACACGAAGCCCTCAATCATATTGACGAATCTATGCGAGTAACCGACATTTATATTGAACGTGACTTCTCGAATGAGAATAAGGCAAATGCAAAAGTCGTAAAATATGTGTTTGGGAAATAA
- a CDS encoding DUF3871 family protein — MNNVTLMPAVVAQNNRNFDFSDAEEAVIIEDTPTEGSSVSFLEANTNAISLDELASTCVVPTWGNQELTIAHQDFINCVHDAAKDFYHGEQINTPAIRVSHIVRGRTPNALGKKASELLECEKTQFYQRMAFAFTIPTIYETLNGQKLELCVGGVRNYNDLNLYRASKGVEKFSIFVGWRVNVCSNQVLTGDGVKLSIEVMSIRDLYKSVMELLYHFNPAKDIHLMQTLSNTSLTETQFAQIIGRMRMYQALPQGYTKQIPRLLITDSQVNSVCRGYYSNPDFGANDDSLSMWDFHNLLTESNKGSYIDTYLQRAVNTTEVAVGINNALHGDEKYKWFIG; from the coding sequence ATGAACAACGTAACATTAATGCCTGCTGTTGTGGCACAAAACAACAGAAACTTTGATTTCAGCGATGCAGAGGAAGCCGTTATCATAGAGGACACCCCAACGGAGGGTAGCAGTGTTTCTTTCCTCGAAGCCAACACCAACGCAATCTCACTTGATGAACTTGCCAGTACGTGTGTCGTCCCAACTTGGGGTAATCAAGAACTGACCATTGCACATCAAGACTTTATTAACTGTGTACATGATGCTGCCAAAGACTTCTATCATGGCGAGCAGATAAATACTCCTGCTATCCGTGTTTCTCATATAGTAAGAGGTAGAACACCTAACGCATTAGGCAAGAAAGCGTCAGAACTCTTGGAGTGTGAAAAGACACAGTTCTATCAGCGTATGGCGTTTGCTTTTACTATCCCAACGATTTATGAAACCTTGAATGGTCAGAAGCTTGAACTTTGTGTGGGTGGAGTGCGTAATTACAACGACCTCAACCTTTATAGGGCAAGTAAAGGTGTAGAGAAGTTCTCTATTTTTGTAGGCTGGAGAGTAAACGTGTGCAGTAACCAAGTGCTAACAGGTGATGGTGTCAAACTATCTATCGAGGTAATGAGCATTCGTGACTTATATAAGAGTGTGATGGAGTTACTCTACCACTTTAATCCAGCTAAGGATATACACCTAATGCAGACTCTCTCAAATACTTCTCTCACAGAAACACAGTTTGCACAGATAATAGGCAGAATGAGAATGTACCAAGCCTTACCGCAAGGATATACCAAACAGATACCACGCTTGCTGATTACGGACAGCCAAGTGAACAGCGTATGTCGTGGCTATTACAGCAATCCTGATTTTGGTGCCAACGACGACAGTCTGTCTATGTGGGACTTCCACAATCTGCTTACGGAATCCAACAAGGGAAGTTATATTGACACCTACTTGCAGAGAGCGGTAAATACCACGGAGGTAGCGGTTGGCATCAACAATGCCCTACATGGTGATGAGAAATATAAATGGTTCATTGGATAA
- a CDS encoding JAB domain-containing protein encodes MDMDFKVAEVTLQYKPTCKKQSKVFGSEEAYNILLPTFKEGTIEYREYAKVLYLNQANEVIAYNTISEGGLTETAVDVRIILQGALLTNATQIIFAHNHPTGNLKPSPQDDMLTRELQKACQIMRIRFTDHIIMSVDSYYSYREEGRIL; translated from the coding sequence ATGGACATGGATTTCAAGGTAGCAGAGGTAACGCTACAATACAAACCGACCTGCAAGAAACAAAGCAAGGTTTTTGGTTCAGAGGAAGCATATAATATCTTACTTCCTACATTCAAAGAGGGAACAATAGAGTACAGGGAATATGCTAAGGTGTTATATCTCAACCAAGCAAATGAAGTTATTGCTTATAACACGATTTCAGAGGGAGGACTGACAGAAACTGCCGTTGACGTGAGGATAATACTACAAGGGGCATTACTGACCAATGCCACGCAGATAATATTTGCTCACAATCACCCAACTGGTAACTTAAAGCCCAGCCCACAAGATGATATGCTTACAAGAGAACTACAGAAAGCTTGTCAGATTATGAGGATACGGTTTACTGACCATATAATCATGTCAGTAGATAGCTATTACAGTTATCGTGAAGAAGGGAGGATATTGTGA